One window of Halodesulfovibrio sp. MK-HDV genomic DNA carries:
- a CDS encoding DUF3450 domain-containing protein gives MYRTYYIALLFLAGQLLSLAPAYASSKQAQSLASGTIAVEQKAQKKISAWQQEKHSVIAQINNKQVEFDWLTHQKNKYSRYIKTLEGNIAEMKRQQQELEMIANAVTPLLENTVARLEFFIDEDQPFLSKERQERMSNIKKALADPHLAQAEQLRRVLETLEVETGYGSGIEIDSEDVVLEGQPLRAETVRAGRLGYYCVSPDKQQVGIWSPVKKEFVMVADSNKQAVLSLRTIARRKQIVEVTPLPLAIEVTSVPTPSSSVESVASRSTSPEKE, from the coding sequence ATGTATCGTACGTATTATATAGCTCTTCTTTTCCTTGCGGGGCAGCTGCTCTCTTTGGCGCCAGCTTACGCAAGTTCAAAACAGGCTCAGTCACTTGCTTCGGGCACGATAGCCGTCGAGCAAAAAGCTCAGAAAAAAATTAGTGCATGGCAGCAGGAAAAGCATAGTGTCATCGCGCAGATTAACAATAAGCAAGTTGAATTTGACTGGCTTACTCATCAAAAAAATAAATATTCCCGCTACATCAAAACGCTCGAAGGCAATATTGCAGAAATGAAGCGCCAGCAGCAAGAACTTGAAATGATTGCTAACGCTGTTACGCCTCTTCTTGAAAATACCGTTGCCCGACTCGAATTCTTTATCGATGAAGATCAACCGTTTTTGTCTAAAGAACGACAGGAGCGCATGTCCAATATTAAAAAAGCTCTTGCAGACCCGCATCTAGCGCAGGCTGAACAGCTCCGCCGTGTTTTAGAAACTCTTGAAGTAGAAACAGGATATGGCTCAGGTATTGAGATAGATAGCGAAGATGTAGTGCTTGAGGGGCAGCCTTTGCGTGCAGAAACTGTTCGCGCTGGTCGCCTAGGTTACTATTGTGTTTCTCCGGATAAACAACAGGTCGGCATATGGTCTCCGGTAAAAAAAGAGTTTGTTATGGTTGCGGATAGCAACAAACAAGCCGTTCTTTCCTTGCGAACTATTGCACGCCGCAAACAGATTGTTGAAGTAACTCCTTTGCCTCTGGCCATTGAAGTGACTTCGGTTCCGACTCCATCGTCGTCAGTTGAATCTGTTGCAAGCCGCTCTACTTCTCCGGAGAAAGAATAA
- a CDS encoding MotA/TolQ/ExbB proton channel family protein, producing MRTSISTVLIALFLLCSSVTSFAVSADEVSPEQWQKTIKTLKQLNITHKTDVKKALDLSSQNKVQLTGKLAQLKKAVSNTDIQVHTLTARYQKLIKDEAKLTALLKSRREEIKTFEGTVRTAAKLMQDRSRTSFYTQQNPERLAAFATLLAPDRMPGLTDLTRLIEMYFNELQATADVSRYSSTIIGSDGQPMDVEIIRTGTSSAVYQSSTGEAGFLQLTGDGTVSQSVNGISSQLSGTISAAFAGEQFLPLDFSHGAAFIRFIAEEDTWKKIAAGGALVWPILGIGAIALLLAIERFITLSRLRRSSPKELTVILEHAEHGEWEECHTLLEKRSTPTARVLNSTLKKAQGSAAALEKGMEEALMIELARMERFLPTMQTLAAVAPLLGLLGTVTGMINTFQVITLFGTGDPHMLSGGISEALVTTQLGLAVAIPIMMLHHLLNSRVDRLANDMEEKGTALIATILNRR from the coding sequence ATGCGTACCTCAATATCCACCGTTCTTATTGCTCTATTTTTATTATGCAGCTCAGTGACTTCTTTTGCTGTTTCAGCGGACGAGGTCAGCCCTGAGCAATGGCAAAAGACTATTAAGACACTAAAACAGCTGAACATCACACATAAGACTGATGTTAAAAAAGCACTCGACTTATCCTCTCAAAACAAGGTGCAATTAACAGGAAAGCTCGCGCAACTTAAAAAAGCTGTATCTAACACAGACATACAGGTTCATACCCTGACTGCACGTTATCAAAAGCTGATTAAGGATGAGGCGAAGCTTACTGCATTGCTTAAAAGTCGTCGGGAAGAGATTAAAACTTTTGAAGGAACCGTGCGTACTGCTGCAAAGCTTATGCAGGATCGTTCCCGTACCAGTTTTTATACGCAGCAGAATCCGGAACGCCTCGCCGCTTTTGCAACCTTACTCGCACCGGATAGAATGCCTGGCTTGACCGATCTGACCAGGCTTATTGAGATGTACTTCAACGAGCTGCAAGCCACTGCCGATGTGTCTCGTTACTCAAGTACTATTATCGGTTCAGATGGTCAGCCAATGGATGTTGAGATTATCAGAACCGGTACGTCGTCTGCGGTATATCAGTCCAGTACTGGTGAAGCAGGTTTTCTGCAGCTGACTGGTGATGGAACCGTATCGCAAAGCGTTAATGGTATATCCTCGCAGCTCAGTGGCACTATCTCCGCAGCCTTTGCAGGTGAACAGTTCCTGCCGCTTGATTTTAGCCATGGCGCAGCTTTTATCCGTTTTATCGCTGAAGAAGATACGTGGAAAAAAATTGCTGCTGGCGGTGCTCTTGTATGGCCTATCCTCGGCATTGGTGCAATTGCTCTTCTGCTTGCCATTGAGCGCTTTATCACCCTGAGTCGCTTGCGTCGTTCATCTCCCAAAGAGCTTACTGTTATTCTCGAACATGCCGAACATGGTGAATGGGAAGAGTGCCATACTTTACTTGAAAAACGGAGCACTCCTACAGCTCGAGTGTTGAATTCAACGCTTAAGAAAGCACAAGGAAGCGCCGCTGCGTTGGAAAAAGGCATGGAAGAAGCACTGATGATTGAACTTGCCCGTATGGAGCGCTTCCTGCCTACAATGCAAACTCTCGCCGCCGTAGCTCCACTTCTTGGTCTTCTAGGTACCGTTACCGGTATGATTAACACGTTTCAGGTGATCACACTTTTCGGAACAGGCGATCCGCATATGCTTTCCGGTGGTATTTCAGAAGCACTTGTCACAACGCAGCTCGGGCTTGCCGTGGCTATCCCTATTATGATGCTCCATCACCTTTTGAATAGCCGTGTTGATCGCCTTGCTAATGATATGGAAGAAAAGGGAACTGCTCTTATCGCCACCATTCTCAATAGGAGATAG
- a CDS encoding MotA/TolQ/ExbB proton channel family protein: MSITSELLGQYHAGGFVLIPIILTGLVMWWLILSKLCTLVQFRKHERSLEELQTNPPPEWHWQHSLRQDFVKLRCRDDEVNHALMSALGNTCCESMAKGVSTIALLAAAAPLLGLLGTVTGMISTFTIIAEFGTGNARGLAEGISQALITTQGGLLVAIPGYIAVNMLQRRIGSLQQRIDLFLTYLDEQPRGVAHDVQSSSELSFRSSIHG; this comes from the coding sequence ATGAGCATCACATCTGAATTACTTGGCCAATATCACGCAGGTGGTTTTGTCCTTATTCCGATCATTCTTACGGGGCTGGTAATGTGGTGGCTTATTCTGAGTAAGCTATGCACGCTTGTTCAGTTTCGAAAACATGAACGATCACTTGAAGAATTACAGACTAATCCACCACCTGAATGGCATTGGCAACACTCGCTGCGACAGGATTTTGTCAAGCTGCGTTGCCGCGATGATGAGGTTAACCACGCATTGATGTCAGCTTTGGGAAATACGTGTTGTGAATCTATGGCAAAGGGAGTTTCGACTATTGCTCTACTTGCCGCTGCCGCACCGCTTTTGGGGCTGCTAGGAACTGTTACAGGTATGATCAGCACCTTCACCATTATTGCTGAATTTGGGACAGGTAACGCCAGAGGATTAGCCGAAGGTATTTCGCAGGCACTAATTACAACACAAGGCGGTTTGCTTGTCGCCATTCCCGGATATATTGCCGTGAACATGCTGCAACGGCGCATAGGTAGTCTTCAACAGCGTATTGATCTGTTTTTAACGTATCTGGATGAACAGCCTCGCGGTGTAGCCCACGATGTTCAGAGTTCATCAGAACTATCCTTCCGGAGTAGTATTCATGGCTAA
- a CDS encoding biopolymer transporter ExbD — protein MANVRTKRRRKQQSELNMTPLIDMVFILLIFFIVTTSFVKESGVEINRPVANTAVVNESTSLIIGITESNEVWIEGKIYDVRSVRGYMNRFLAETPEGAVVITADRECRSGLLIKVLDSCREAGATNLSVAARTPS, from the coding sequence ATGGCTAATGTACGGACGAAGAGACGTCGGAAGCAACAAAGTGAACTGAATATGACACCACTTATTGATATGGTGTTCATTTTGCTTATATTTTTCATTGTAACGACAAGTTTTGTAAAAGAGTCAGGTGTAGAAATTAACCGCCCAGTCGCAAACACCGCTGTGGTTAATGAAAGTACAAGTCTCATTATAGGAATTACAGAAAGCAATGAAGTTTGGATAGAGGGTAAAATATATGATGTTCGCTCTGTCCGCGGGTACATGAACCGCTTTCTTGCTGAGACACCGGAAGGGGCGGTTGTCATTACTGCGGATAGAGAGTGCCGAAGTGGTCTGCTGATCAAAGTCCTTGATTCGTGCAGGGAAGCTGGCGCAACCAATCTAAGCGTAGCAGCCAGGACACCATCATGA
- a CDS encoding energy transducer TonB: MMKVPYRSIQWVCSGALASALAVLLLLAPVFLKQDVDPSDVARFSQPVSLRKLTQTPPEPEEKMPEQEEPKPEPLTAEPLALSPIAAPPVSPIQPEILHVDIGANLAQAVAISIPRHSGVLSLGDVDEAPVPIFTPPPMYPSKARRRRLESKLIIKMIVTSQGNVQKATVESGEYLETFREPALRAVRKWRFKPAQLHGKPVAVLVTLPLEFTCKN, encoded by the coding sequence ATGATGAAAGTGCCCTATCGCTCAATTCAGTGGGTTTGTTCGGGAGCACTTGCGTCAGCACTTGCGGTGTTGTTGTTACTCGCCCCTGTTTTTTTGAAGCAGGATGTTGATCCGTCAGACGTGGCGCGGTTTTCACAGCCTGTGTCATTGCGAAAGTTAACGCAGACACCGCCTGAACCTGAAGAAAAAATGCCGGAGCAGGAGGAGCCAAAGCCGGAGCCGTTGACCGCAGAACCGCTTGCGCTTTCTCCGATTGCTGCCCCGCCAGTATCGCCGATTCAACCAGAAATCTTACATGTTGATATCGGAGCAAACCTTGCTCAGGCCGTAGCCATATCGATACCACGTCATAGCGGAGTGTTGTCACTTGGGGATGTTGATGAAGCGCCTGTTCCTATATTCACACCACCGCCAATGTATCCGTCAAAAGCACGCAGAAGGCGTTTGGAAAGCAAGCTAATTATAAAAATGATTGTAACATCACAGGGGAATGTCCAGAAAGCCACCGTAGAAAGCGGGGAGTATCTGGAAACGTTTCGTGAGCCCGCATTGCGAGCTGTAAGGAAATGGCGCTTTAAACCGGCACAACTGCATGGCAAACCTGTCGCTGTGCTGGTAACACTTCCATTGGAGTTCACATGCAAAAATTAA
- a CDS encoding lipopolysaccharide assembly protein LapB, producing MQKLIILILFGLCLQFSIAGSPAFAGKNDAVKINAALKALQEDKPAKALEILTHMLEQPKPEITALLIAGNAYMQLGENEKALALYQKGVAIFPNDIGLLQNKAIALYYLQRFSPAGDAFALLSKFQLAKAKEIKEEVEAKTGQAPAWYKSQYQAAVCYYKSEHYNKALTAVMPLLSYRKTSQSVDAKKLLAHIYIALEQWKKASAQLDILVATHSKDRSLWLLLANVDIRQNRLTKASSALQVAHCMHPPTRSECVRLAKLYLQVNAPLLASKILLASPQNLTASQHDLMAIAYERAGYVEKAVLSLQEAIALEDTSKRHLEFGKLLYRNQLYEKAIEPLNVAYTKAKKKGLPLYLLGQCFLNMNNYNKATTLFVKAKKYRSVRSNAKNALSLIKHIQRMQQESVTG from the coding sequence ATGCAAAAATTAATTATATTGATCCTGTTTGGCTTATGCCTCCAGTTCTCAATCGCTGGCAGTCCTGCTTTTGCGGGGAAAAATGATGCGGTGAAGATAAATGCAGCACTTAAAGCGCTGCAAGAAGATAAGCCCGCAAAAGCTCTAGAGATTTTGACGCATATGTTGGAACAACCAAAGCCGGAAATTACAGCACTTCTTATTGCAGGGAATGCGTATATGCAGTTGGGGGAAAATGAGAAAGCTCTTGCCCTGTATCAAAAAGGAGTAGCCATTTTTCCTAATGATATTGGATTGCTGCAAAACAAAGCAATTGCTCTGTATTACTTGCAACGTTTTAGCCCTGCCGGTGATGCTTTTGCTCTTCTTTCCAAGTTTCAATTAGCAAAAGCGAAAGAAATAAAAGAAGAGGTCGAGGCAAAAACTGGACAGGCTCCGGCTTGGTATAAAAGTCAGTATCAGGCTGCTGTTTGCTACTATAAGTCGGAACATTACAATAAGGCTTTGACTGCCGTGATGCCTCTTCTTTCGTATCGCAAAACATCACAAAGCGTAGATGCTAAAAAGCTGTTGGCTCATATCTATATCGCATTGGAACAATGGAAAAAGGCCTCGGCGCAACTGGACATACTGGTTGCTACACATTCAAAGGACAGATCTTTGTGGCTATTGCTTGCGAACGTGGACATTCGCCAAAACCGGCTGACTAAGGCTTCATCAGCATTACAGGTTGCTCATTGCATGCACCCCCCCACTCGTTCAGAGTGCGTTCGGTTGGCAAAGTTGTATTTGCAGGTAAATGCCCCGTTGCTTGCAAGTAAGATTTTGTTGGCTAGTCCACAAAACCTTACAGCCTCCCAGCATGACCTTATGGCGATTGCCTATGAGAGGGCTGGGTATGTGGAGAAGGCTGTTTTGTCTTTGCAAGAAGCGATAGCGTTGGAGGATACGAGCAAGCGGCACTTGGAATTCGGAAAGCTTTTGTATCGAAATCAGCTGTATGAGAAAGCCATTGAGCCATTGAATGTCGCGTATACCAAGGCGAAAAAGAAGGGGCTACCGTTGTATCTTCTCGGACAATGCTTTTTGAATATGAACAACTACAATAAGGCGACAACGTTGTTTGTAAAAGCAAAGAAATATCGAAGCGTACGTTCTAATGCAAAAAATGCCTTGTCGTTGATAAAGCATATACAACGTATGCAACAGGAAAGTGTAACCGGGTAA
- a CDS encoding MBL fold metallo-hydrolase: MVTIQEVDSVEILSLQDNYIDVLAMDNSEVVQRPSLFAQTGDAEGTVSNGPLAEHGFSSFITVSFGGQKKSMLFDFGCSDNGALYNVDLLSIDLAQVDELALSHGHFDHFGGMEQLVQRIGKNSLSLVAHPSVFKDRYVRTPTGLKLDFPAFNKEQVLSMGLSINDTSSPFPMLNGHALFLGEIPRITSFEQGMPNAFCLNDGVECPDSIEDDSSMIFNVKGKGLVVLSGCAHAGIVNTVTHALEVTGASSVYAIMGGFHLSGPYHEQFIEPTISALQAIAPRYIVPAHCTGRKATQAIEQAMPDAFICNMSGTTLRF; the protein is encoded by the coding sequence ATGGTTACAATACAAGAAGTTGATAGTGTTGAGATACTAAGCCTTCAAGATAACTATATCGATGTGCTGGCAATGGATAATTCAGAAGTTGTTCAGCGCCCATCCCTTTTTGCACAAACTGGTGATGCTGAAGGAACGGTGTCAAATGGCCCGCTTGCTGAACATGGCTTTTCTTCATTCATCACAGTATCTTTTGGCGGTCAGAAAAAGAGTATGCTTTTTGACTTTGGCTGCTCAGACAATGGAGCGTTGTACAATGTGGATTTGCTTTCTATAGATCTAGCACAAGTTGATGAACTTGCACTTTCTCATGGGCACTTTGATCACTTTGGGGGAATGGAACAGCTCGTACAGCGCATAGGAAAGAATTCTTTATCGCTTGTGGCACATCCCTCTGTTTTTAAGGACAGATATGTACGAACACCCACAGGTCTTAAGCTAGATTTTCCAGCATTTAATAAAGAACAGGTGTTGTCCATGGGGCTTTCTATTAATGACACCTCTTCTCCTTTCCCTATGCTTAATGGACACGCGTTGTTTCTTGGAGAAATTCCTAGAATAACCAGCTTTGAGCAGGGAATGCCAAATGCCTTTTGTTTGAATGATGGTGTTGAGTGCCCTGACAGTATTGAGGATGATTCCTCGATGATCTTTAATGTTAAGGGTAAAGGGCTTGTGGTCTTGTCTGGCTGTGCCCATGCAGGAATAGTGAATACGGTAACGCATGCTCTTGAGGTTACAGGTGCATCAAGTGTGTACGCCATCATGGGGGGATTCCATCTTTCCGGCCCGTATCATGAGCAGTTTATTGAACCTACAATCTCCGCATTACAAGCCATTGCTCCGCGCTACATAGTTCCTGCGCATTGCACGGGACGAAAAGCAACACAAGCGATAGAGCAAGCCATGCCTGATGCGTTTATCTGCAACATGTCGGGTACTACTCTTCGATTTTAG